One window from the genome of Acuticoccus sp. I52.16.1 encodes:
- a CDS encoding acetate--CoA ligase family protein, which translates to MTRDTTRDMIRDPYDGPSLKRLFNPQSIAIVGVSSRETSFGARFVANLYAFTGRLYLINPKRAELYGRPCYPSLADLPEAPDCVVIATDLKTVEPIFEDCVAVGAGGAVVIASGFAETGDAETAAIQTRLAARAAETGVRLNGPNTIGFVHYESRAAATFLSDLRFERCWEQPREARRIGFISQSGALGLAFSQAAQRGVYFSAVLTCGNSADVNLADCISYLTCDPDTAVISCLLEGMPHPRQIETAVRNATAAGKPVLLYKMAKGQEGARAAASHTGNLAGSQDAYRTMVERAGGIYVDSYEELHELSAFFAKVGPPVADGTVVIATSGGAAIMAADAAEVSGVPLPQPNAEVAATLAARIPEFGSARNPCDVTAQVINDMESLEVCIRAVMSQPEYNSVIVPHVLAYETSLPRIALMNEIAGQSGKPIIVPWLTAWLEGPGALEIEEARHLVLTRSMDVCFKAIALWTDWHARRDRPQGGGRVSDPAAAALVAPKLVGPARTLTEREAKEALAAYGVPVVGEEVARTAEEARAIAERLAMPLVVKIDSPDLPHKTEVGGIALDLRTPDAVAQAFARMMETVAAAAPSARIDGVLLQPMVPRGVEIVVGATVDAAFGPLVVVGLGGVLVELLQDSVAAPAPVTVQEAHDMLRRLRGNAILDGFRDLPEVDVPALAAVIARVSEFAADHRGHVAELDVNPLICRGADILAVDALIVTHDPAAAEAGPTMVEPA; encoded by the coding sequence ATGACACGCGACACCACCCGCGACATGATCCGCGACCCCTACGACGGCCCGTCGCTGAAGCGCCTGTTCAATCCGCAGAGCATCGCCATCGTCGGCGTCTCCTCGCGCGAGACGTCGTTCGGCGCGCGTTTCGTCGCCAATCTCTATGCCTTCACCGGCCGGCTCTACCTCATCAACCCGAAGCGGGCCGAGCTTTATGGGCGGCCCTGCTATCCCTCGCTGGCGGACCTGCCGGAGGCGCCCGACTGCGTCGTCATCGCCACCGATCTGAAGACCGTCGAGCCGATCTTCGAGGATTGTGTCGCGGTCGGCGCGGGGGGCGCGGTCGTCATCGCGTCCGGGTTCGCCGAGACGGGGGACGCCGAAACCGCCGCGATCCAGACCCGCCTCGCCGCGCGGGCGGCCGAGACCGGGGTGCGCCTCAACGGCCCCAACACCATCGGCTTCGTCCACTACGAGTCGCGCGCCGCGGCGACGTTCCTGTCGGACCTGCGGTTCGAGCGGTGCTGGGAGCAGCCGCGGGAGGCGCGGCGCATCGGCTTCATCAGCCAGTCCGGCGCACTGGGGCTCGCGTTCAGCCAGGCGGCGCAGCGTGGCGTCTATTTCAGCGCCGTCCTCACCTGCGGCAACTCGGCCGACGTCAACCTCGCCGACTGCATCTCCTATCTCACCTGCGATCCGGACACCGCGGTCATCTCCTGCCTGCTGGAGGGGATGCCCCACCCGCGCCAGATCGAGACCGCCGTGCGCAACGCCACCGCGGCCGGCAAGCCCGTACTCCTCTACAAGATGGCGAAGGGTCAGGAAGGCGCGCGGGCGGCCGCCTCGCACACCGGCAACCTCGCCGGCTCGCAGGACGCCTACCGCACGATGGTGGAGCGCGCCGGCGGCATCTACGTCGACAGCTACGAGGAGCTGCACGAGCTGTCCGCCTTCTTCGCCAAGGTCGGCCCCCCGGTGGCGGACGGGACGGTCGTGATCGCGACGTCGGGCGGTGCGGCGATCATGGCGGCGGACGCGGCGGAGGTGTCCGGCGTGCCCCTGCCGCAGCCCAACGCCGAGGTCGCGGCGACGCTGGCGGCGCGGATCCCCGAGTTCGGTTCGGCGCGCAACCCGTGCGACGTCACCGCCCAGGTCATCAACGACATGGAATCGCTCGAGGTCTGCATCCGCGCGGTGATGAGCCAGCCCGAGTACAACTCCGTCATCGTCCCGCACGTCCTGGCCTATGAGACGAGCCTGCCGCGCATCGCGCTGATGAACGAGATCGCCGGCCAGTCCGGCAAGCCGATCATCGTGCCGTGGCTGACGGCGTGGCTGGAAGGGCCGGGCGCGCTGGAGATCGAGGAGGCGCGGCACCTGGTGCTGACGCGCTCGATGGACGTGTGCTTCAAGGCAATCGCGCTGTGGACCGACTGGCACGCCCGCCGCGACCGGCCGCAGGGCGGCGGCAGGGTGAGCGACCCGGCGGCCGCCGCACTCGTCGCGCCCAAGCTCGTCGGTCCCGCCCGCACGCTGACCGAGCGTGAAGCGAAGGAGGCGCTGGCGGCCTACGGCGTGCCGGTGGTCGGCGAAGAGGTGGCGCGGACGGCCGAGGAGGCCCGCGCGATCGCCGAGCGGCTCGCCATGCCGCTAGTGGTGAAGATCGATTCACCCGACCTGCCGCACAAGACAGAGGTCGGCGGCATCGCCCTCGACCTGCGGACGCCGGACGCCGTCGCGCAAGCCTTCGCGCGCATGATGGAGACCGTCGCCGCCGCCGCTCCCTCCGCTCGGATCGACGGCGTTCTGTTGCAGCCGATGGTGCCGCGGGGCGTCGAGATCGTCGTCGGCGCGACGGTGGACGCGGCGTTCGGTCCGCTCGTCGTGGTCGGCCTGGGTGGCGTCCTCGTCGAATTGCTGCAAGACAGTGTGGCCGCTCCGGCCCCCGTCACCGTCCAAGAGGCGCACGATATGCTGCGACGCTTGCGTGGGAACGCCATCCTCGATGGCTTCCGCGACCTCCCCGAAGTCGACGTCCCGGCGCTCGCCGCCGTCATCGCCCGCGTGTCCGAGTTCGCCGCCGACCATCGGGGCCACGTTGCAGAGCTCGACGTCAACCCGCTGATCTGCCGGGGTGCGGACATCCTCGCGGTCGACGCGCTGATCGTGACGCACGACCCGGCCGCGGCCGAGGCCGGCCCGACGATGGTCGAACCGGCATGA